The following coding sequences lie in one Arachis ipaensis cultivar K30076 chromosome B05, Araip1.1, whole genome shotgun sequence genomic window:
- the LOC107642232 gene encoding receptor-like protein 12, which produces MSVVMMRMNNLILIEAVLLLLVCATAAGGAVKCAERERQALLDFKAAMVDDYGILSSWKGRDCCHWNGVRCSNLTAHVISLDLHGDFIVNEYSYIERFLRGKIPRSLVELQHLRYLNLNSNRFEDYHIPEFFGNLTSLRYLDLSSCGFGGRIPTQFGSLPHLTYLNLFDNRLEGSIPYQLGNLSKLEYLNLDLNDFQGTIPSQLGNLSSLHELYLAGSGDSLKMNDDGQWLSTLTSLTHLDLRSILNLNNSYNWIQAISNISTLTELSLINCALSDHFISSQTPILSKFKFPNSLSILDLSYNTFTPSLLFQWLSNVTSNLVELAIDSSLLEGSTPATSNHFDITMQSLERLQISHDQITARDFKSFANICTLSSLEVFGSDLTEDLESILHNLSAGCVTHSLQELYLENNQMTGSIPEDLSIFPFLKELSLDFNQLRGKIPDNIRLPSQLKALSIISNSIQGGIPKSFGNICSLASLDLSHNTLTGELPVAIHHLSGCTRYSLQYLNLQYNQFNGTLPDISIFPSLTDLYLSQNKLNGKVPEGIQFLSQLETLIMNSNSLEGVITDSLFHNLSKLKVLDLTGNSFVLKINPDWIPPFQLQVIMLQHCMVGPYLPKWLQTQKNLMQLDISNAGISDITPEWFWALSTRLNRMNISYNNLTGIIPDFPLRLTEYPSINLAANQFEGSIPAFLRRAVSLDLSNNKFSDVTSFVCANDTAEGLGQLDISKNYLSGQIPDCWENFKSLAYIDVSNNNFSGQVPTSMGSVVELRVLILRNNSLTGELPSSMKHCKNLVMLDAGENKLSGIIPSWIGSSLQQLQMLSLRKNHFFGSIPSSLCFLNGIRFLDLSVNHLWGPIPKCFINFTAMTTQERFLPDYHSYIVNHTLGIYVYNYDIIALLMWKGVEHIFENDKLLLKGIDLSSNHLSGDIPSELENLVELVSLNLSRNNLTGKIPSGIGRLLSLESLDLSRNHLVGSIPSSLAQIDFLSVLDLSHNNLSGQIPTGTQLQSFNASSYEENQNLCGLPLEKMCPKDGPHQESLIKTQDENDGFIQAFFASMGLGFFVGFWGIFGTILFNRSWRHAYFRFLNNITEKVMSRWQRW; this is translated from the coding sequence ATGAGCGTAGTCATGATGAGGATGAATAATCTGATTCTGATTGAAGCTGTTTTACTTCTTCTTGTTTGTGCTACTGCAGCAGGAGGAGCGGTGAAGTGCGCAGAGCGGGAGAGGCAAGCACTGCTGGATTTCAAGGCCGCCATGGTTGATGACTACGGCATTCTCTCTTCGTGGAAGGGTCGTGATTGCTGCCATTGGAACGGTGTTCGCTGCAGCAACCTCACTGCCCATGTTATCAGTCTCGACCTTCACGGTGACTTCATCGTAAATGAATATTCCTACATAGAACGATTTTTGAGAGGTAAGATTCCCCGCTCGTTAGTGGAATTGCAGCACCTCAGGTACTTGAACCTCAATTCCAATCGTTTTGAAGATTACCATATCCCTGAATTCTTTGGTAACCTCACCAGCTTGAGGTATCTTGATCTGTCATCTTGTGGCTTTGGTGGAAGAATTCCAACTCAATTTGGATCTCTTCCTCATTTAACATACTTGAATCTTTTTGACAATCGTTTAGAGGGTTCAATCCCTTATCAACTTGGAAATCTGTCCAAGTTGGAGTATCTTAATCTCGATCTAAATGATTTCCAAGGAACAATACCATCTCAACTTGGGAACCTTTCAAGCTTGCACGAGCTTTACCTTGCCGGTTCAGGTGATTCTCTCAAAATGAATGATGATGGACAATGGTTATCCACTCTTACCTCTTTAACCCATCTTGACTTGAGGTCTATATTGAATCTCAACAATTCCTATAACTGGATACAAGCCATCAGTAATATCTCCACACTAACAGAACTCAGCCTAATCAATTGTGCACTTTCAGATCATTTTATCTCTTCACAAACACCAATACTTTCCAAGTTCAAATTTCCTAATTCTCTTTCAATCTTGGATCTTTCTTATAACACCTTCACTCCTTCCCTGTTATTCCAATGGTTGTCCAATGTCACTTCCAACCTGGTTGAACTTGCCATTGATTCCAGCCTCTTAGAGGGTTCCACACCTGCCACATCAAATCATTTTGACATCACAATGCAATCACTTGAGCGGCTTCAAATATCTCATGATCAAATCACGGCCAGGGATTTCAAATCCTTTGCGAATATATGCACCTTATCTTCTTTGGAGGTGTTTGGTAGCGATTTGACTGAAGATTTGGAATCAATTCTTCATAATCTCTCTGCTGGCTGTGTCACTCACTCACTACAAGAGTTGTATTTGGAAAATAACCAGATGACTGGCTCAATACCTGAGGACCTTTCAATATTCCCATTTTTAAAAGAGTTGTCCCTTGATTTTAATCAGTTAAGAGGGAAAATACCTGACAATATCAGGTTGCCATCTCAGTTAAAGGCTTTGTCCATCATTTCGAACTCTATACAAGGTGGAATTCCAAAGTCATTTGGAAACATATGTAGTCTCGCATCATTAGACTTGTCCCACAACACTTTGACGGGAGAGCTTCCAGTTGCAATCCACCACTTGTCTGGATGCACAAGATACTCACTCCAATATTTGAATCTCCAATATAACCAATTCAACGGAACTTTGCCTGACATCTCAATTTTCCCATCTTTAACAGATTTATATTTGTCTCAAAATAAGCTAAATGGGAAGGTTCCTGAAGGAATTCAATTTCTGTCACAGTTGGAGACATTGATCATGAACTCAAACTCTTTGGAAGGGGTGATCACAGACTCTCTGTTTCATAATTTGTCTAAGTTGAAGGTCTTGGACTTAACTGGCAACTCATTCGTTTTGAAAATTAATCCTGATTGGATTCCACCTTTTCAGTTGCAAGTGATAATGTTGCAACATTGCATGGTGGGTCCGTATCTTCCAAAATGGTTGCAGACACAGAAAAACTTGATGCAACTTGATATTTCCAATGCTGGAATTTCGGATATCACTCCAGAGTGGTTTTGGGCTCTATCAACAAGGCTAAATAGGATGAACATTTCTTACAACAATCTCACTGGAATAATTCCAGATTTTCCATTGAGGCTTACGGAATATCCTTCTATAAATCTAGCTGCAAATCAATTTGAAGGCTCAATCCCGGCATTTTTACGAAGAGCTGTGTCCCTGGATCTGTCCAACAATAAATTTTCAGATGTTACTTCATTTGTATGTGCCAATGATACAGCTGAAGGATTAGGCCAATTAGATATTTCAAAGAATTATTTATCTGGTCAAATCCCTGATTGTTGGGAGAATTTTAAATCATTAGCATATATAGATGTGAGTAACAATAATTTTTCTGGACAAGTCCCCACTTCAATGGGATCAGTTGTTGAGCTTCGTGTATTGATATTGAGAAACAATAGCTTGACGGGGGAGCTTCCTTCCTCGATGAAGCATTGCAAAAATTTAGTGATGCTGGATGCAGGAGAGAACAAATTATCAGGAATCATTCCTTCTTGGATTGGAAGCAGCTTACAACAACTGCAAATGTTAAGCTTGCGGAAAAATCACTTTTTTGGAAGTATACCATCATCTCTTTGTTTTCTAAATGGCATTCGCTTCTTGGATCTCTCGGTTAATCATCTGTGGGGCCCAATTCCCAAATGTTTCATTAACTTCACTGCAATGACCACCCAAGAAAGGTTCTTACCAGATTATCATTCTTATATTGTCAACCACACTCTTGGAATATATGTGTATAATTATGATATAATTGCTTTGTTGATGTGGAAGGGTGTAGAACACATATTTGAGAATGATAAGCTGCTTCTAAAAGGTATTGATCTCTCAAGTAATCACTTGTCAGGAGACATTCCATCAGAGCTTGAGAATTTGGTGGAGCTAGTTTCATTGAATTTATCAAGAAATAACTTGACAGGAAAAATTCCTTCAGGAATTGGAAGGTTGTTATCATTGGAGTCTCTTGATTTGTCAAGAAACCATTTAGTTGGCTCCATTCCTTCTAGTCTTGCACAAATTGATTTTCTCTCTGTGTTGGATCTATCACATAATAATTTGTCTGGACAAATTCCAACTGGCACACAGTTGCAGAGTTTCAATGCCTCAAGCTACGAAGAAAATCAAAATCTCTGTGGGCTTCCTCTTGAAAAAATGTGTCCTAAGGACGGGCCACATCAAGAATCTTTGATCAAAACCCAAGATGAAAATGATGGTTTTATTCAGGCATTCTTTGCAAGCATGGGATTGGGATTCTTTGTTGGATTTTGGGGGATCTTTGGCACTATCCTCTTCAATCGCTCATGGAGACATGCTTACTTCCGGTTCTTGAACAACATAACAGAAAAAGTTATGTCAAGGTGGCAACGGTGGTAA